In bacterium, the DNA window ACCACGTGTCGGTTTGTCCAATATTTAACAACTATCCCGGATAACCGAATTGTTCTCATCGCCTGGAAAGGAAACGAAACTCCTTATCTAACTTCGGACATCAGTTCTAGCTTACGATTGCTTGGTGGTAAACCGGAAGATATCACAGGAAATACGTTTGCACTTATTGGCGTTAAAGGAAGCAAACCTGGCACAGCGATGCAAAATACTAATGTTCCTATAGCAGAACTAACCATCCCCTATCCGCTGGATATACTCTATCGCTATGATGAAGAAAAACCGGTTTTACCAGAACCGGAAACTGCGGATGATACGACTCAACCGAACCCAACTACTTCTCCTGAAATTCAAATTATTAAATCGCACGTGAATGTGTCCAGCTATACTCCAAATAAAATAGTTTATCAAGCGGTATTATTTCGCCCGGGGTTTCTGGTTACTGGTGAACTCTATTATCCTGGTTGGCGAGCGTATGTTGACGGGAAACCGACTCGTATCTTGAAAGCGAACGGTATTTTCCGAACTGTTTTTCTCCCACCGGGAAACTACCAGGTTGAATTCCGATATTTTCCCATGAGTTTATTCTATGGAATAATTATTTCAAGTTTGACTGCGGTAGGATTAGTTATTTTCGCTGGAGTAAGTTTCAAACGGAAGAAATTCAAACAATGATGTTACAGCGAGCAAATTTCTCTTTTTCTGTATGGAATTTGAAATTTGCATTTCACTTCGAATAGCGAAATGTGCATTTGCGTTGTTTTTAATAATTCGGATTTTGGATTGTAAAATTTCCCCCTCGGTTCGATTCGAACAGAGGGGAGCTGGTCTATAAGCCGGATTCTGTTGTCTGATTGAATATCAGACAGATGACCATTTCTCTAGGTTCGATATTACTACCGAACTCAAGCGACCTTACCCGAGAAAGCGAACTTAACCTGCGTTACGTTCATCGAGCGGGCAACTCGAACTTTCTCCTATTTGGTCTTGCTTCAGGTGGGGTTTACCTTGCCAGTCTTGTCACCAAGACTGCGGTGAGCTCTTACCTCGCCATTTCACCCTTACCGACTGACTGACGTCAACCGGCGGTATATTTTCTGTGGCACTTTCCCTTGGGTTTCCCCAGGTCGCGGTTAGCGACCACCTTGCCCTATGAAGTCCGGACTTTCCTCCTCTCAGAAACAAAGTACAAAGTACCAAGAGTTTGTATTCACATATAGATATTTAGCACTTAGCACTTGGTACTTTATACTTTTATGAGCGGCGGTCATCCGACCAGCACAATTTATCTTTCTAAATATTATTATCGCTCTTTTATATGATTTTGTCAACTCTTGTATGGTATTATATAAATACTTTTATGAAGATATATACCGTTAATGCTATTAAATTGTTTACCTGTATTGTCCTTTGCCTATTAGCTGGAGTTATCGGTTCGTTTTTTACCCAACCAGCTATTCCAGGCTGGTATGCAACCTTAAACAAACCTACGTTTACTCCACCGAATTGGGTTTTCCAGCCGGTATGGACGTTCCTCTATATTACGATGGGTATCGCAGCGTTTCTAATCTGGAAAAAAGGATTAAACCATAAACCGGTAAAAATTGCTCTAAGTATTTTTCTCATTCAGCTTTTTTTAAACAGCATCTGGTCAATTGCATTTTTTGGATTTCAATCGCCACTAGCTGGTTTGATGATCATTGTTTTCCTTTGGATAGCGATACTTGCCACAATGATTAGTTTCTATAAAATATCAAAATTAGCCGTGGTTCTTTTAATACCCTATATATTTTGGGTAAGTTTCGCTGCGGTATTAAACTATTATCTGTATATACTCAATAGATGATAACGGCAAATTTCTCTAATGCTAAAACCGAGGATAGTCATAAGTAAATGTTTGACTGGCGCATATTGCCGATACAACGGTGAGATAATTTTCGATAGATTCATCAATCGGTTACAAGAATATGCGGAATTCAATCCGGTCTGTCCTGAGCTAGAAATCGGGTTAGGTGTTCCTCGCGACCCGATTCGACTTATTCTGCAGCGAGGTAAACTATCTTTGATTCAGCCTGCTACCGGCCGAGATGTCACCCAAGAGATGATTCGATTTGCGGAATCGTATCTCAACTCAATTCATGATATTGACGGATTCATTCTCAAATCGCGCTCGCCTTCTTGTGGGATTAAAGATGTTAAAGTTTATCCGGGAATAGATAAACATAATATTATCGAAAAAAGTATCGGATATTTTGGGCAAGCGGTTATCACTCAGTTCCCTTATTTACCGGTGGAAGATGAAGGGCGATTGACGAATTTTAAAATTCGTGAACATTTTCTAACTCGGGTATATACTCTCGCCTCATTTCGAAACCTAGCTAAATCGATGAAAGAGTTGGTTCGATTTCATACCGCAAATAAATATCTTTTAATGCTCTATAACCAGAAATCGTTACGGACGTTAGGGAAACTCGTTGCAAATCAGAAAAAGTTACCCCTTGATAAGATTTGGACTGAATATCAACAAGAATTATATACCGCATTGCGCAGAATCCCACGATATACTTCCGTTATCAACGTTCTTATGCATGGACTCGGGTATTTCTCAAAACAATTGACCGCAAGAGAGAAATCATTTTTTCTGGATGCCATACAAAAATATCGACTGGAAAAAGTTCCGTTAAGTGTCCCATTGAACATATTAAATTCCTGGATAGTGCGGTTCGATGAACCTTATTTAAAAGGGCAAACGTTTCTCAGTCCATATCCGGAAGAACTGATGCAGATTACTGATTCTGGAAAAGGGCGAGATGGATAATGTTCTGTTCCGTTATAGGCGGAGAAATGAATAGGAGAGAATGCCATGAACGTTAGATATGGTTTATTCGTATTATTGCTCTTGAGTTTTGTAATTTCACAGGGGTATGCTGGAGACCGATTCTGGTCGCAGCTCGGTCCAGAAGGGGGAAGTATTCGGTCGTTGGCAATAGACCAAACGAATCCGAATAATATCTATCTCGGTGCCGATGCTGGTGGTGGCGTATATAAATCTACTGACGGCGGGACGTCCTGGCGATTGATAATAATCGGGTTAGGGGCAAAAGAAGTTTATGCGCTAGCAATTGACCCTATCCATTCGAATATTATCTATGCAGGAACTGGTTCTTCCGGAGTATATAAAAGTTATGATTTCGGAGAGACTTGGTCGCGAATCTCGACCGGAATGCAAGCGCTAACAATAAACGCACTCGTTATCCATCCGACGAATCCGAATATTATTTATGCCGGCACCTATTACTACGGAGTATATCGCAGCGATAATGCTGGAGTTACTTGGACGCAGGTTATTAATGGTATGGGAAATCAGGAAGTTTATGCACTTGCGATTGACCCGAAAAATCCGACGACGATATACGCTGGAACGGATTATTACGGTGTATTTAAATCAACGAATAGCGGAAATAATTGGACGCAAATAACGAACGGAATGGGCAATAAAACTGTTTTATCGTTAGCGATTGACCCTGTTGATTCAAATATTGTTTATGCAGGAACCTATAGTAACGGAGTATATATTTCAACTGATGGCGGCGGGTATTGGACGCAATCGAATACTGGAATGGGCTCGAAAGATGTCGCCGCATTAAAAATTGACCCGAATAATAATAAAACTATTTATGCCGGAACTTGGCAAAGTGGAATGTATAAAAGCACGAATAGTGGAGCTAGTTGGAGTTGGATTTATTCTGGAATGGGAACGACCCGATGGACGGATTGCGTGGCAATCCATCCAACGAATCCGAATATTGTCTTTGCTGGAACCTGGCTTGCTGGACTCTATAAATCAACGAATGCTGGCAGCAGTTGGTCGCTTTCAAACACTGGCATTTCTGCGCGTGAAATAACTTCTCTAGCCATAGATGCAACGAATCCAAATATTCTCTATTGCGGATTATGGGGTGCTTCCGGCGTATTCAAAACGTTGAATGCAGGAACAACGTGGTCACAGGTTACGGTCGGGATGGGATATAAATATATCGAATGTTTAACCGCTGACCCGATACAATCGAATATCGTCTATGCAGGAACCAGCGGATATGGAATATATAAGACTATTAATGGTGGCGCATCTTGGTCGAATAAAACCACCGGAATCGGACAACCCAGCGTGTATGCACTTGCGGTTGCTCAGAATAATTCAAATATTATCTATGCAGGAACAGGTGGATATGGCGTTTATAAAAGCGTTAATGCCGGAGATACTTGGTCATCTGTAACAACGGGTCTCGATGAATCATATATCTATTCACTTGCAATCCATCCTTCAAATAACAATATTGTTTATGCTGGAACCGCAGGTTCAGGAGTATATAAAACAAGTAACGGTGGGATAACTTGGTCAGCTAGTAATACCGGTATCGAATCGGAATATATCTATTGTTTAACATTCCATCCAACGAATACAACTATTATTTACGCCGGAACCGCCGGGAGTGGAGTATATAAATCTGAAAATGCAGGGATATTCTGGACTCCGCTTAACTCCGGTTTGGAAGAGAAATATGTTGTTTCTATCGCTATCGATTCATCGAATCCGAACCTACTCTATGCAGCAACTGATGATTCCGGCGTTTATTTCAGTAATAATGCCGGCACTTCGTGGCAACCGTTCAATACCCGATTGGCGAATCTCCGTATTAACCAAATTCTGCTAAACCAACGCATACCGCAAACCATCTACGCTGCTACCGACGGCACCGGCGTCTGGGCGCATACCGTTATTCCCACTCAAGTTGAACCTGTTTATTGGGAAATTCTTAATTAACATCAATTCAAAAAGATAAAGCTTGAACGTTAAAAGTTAAAAAATTATGTTGCCACAACAATTAGATTTTCCATTAGATATTTTGACTTTTACACTGATTTTCTTAGAGTTACTATACTTGCTGAGTTTTGTTTGTTCCTGGAGTCTATCTGGAGCGGAACCCGAATTGATTCGATCAATTCGGGTTTCTCGCCCTATATGGTATGATGTTTACTACCAGAGGAAAGAAATTTCTGTTCCGAGATAATAATGGAAGAGGATCGTTTTATAATCGAATCCTTTCGTTGCCATAACTGCGGCGCCGATTTGGCATAATCCGACTCCGTGACCCCAGCCTGCGCCAAGGAGAGTAAATTGTATCGGAATACCATTGTTCCCTTTTTCAACATCAACGACAAACGCTGAACTATAGAGATGGCTCGGAGATAACGCGCTGCGGATCTTGAGCTCTTTTCCAATACGAAGCGTTTTTTTGCTGCCTACTATATCTAGATAAATCAGCCGACCGGATATACCTCGTTTTATCGGAACTAAATCGAGTAATGTACCAATATCTTCTTGGGTTTTCTGCTGAATCAACTGCTCTAATTCTTCCCGT includes these proteins:
- a CDS encoding tryptophan-rich sensory protein, with the protein product MKIYTVNAIKLFTCIVLCLLAGVIGSFFTQPAIPGWYATLNKPTFTPPNWVFQPVWTFLYITMGIAAFLIWKKGLNHKPVKIALSIFLIQLFLNSIWSIAFFGFQSPLAGLMIIVFLWIAILATMISFYKISKLAVVLLIPYIFWVSFAAVLNYYLYILNR
- a CDS encoding DUF523 and DUF1722 domain-containing protein is translated as MLKPRIVISKCLTGAYCRYNGEIIFDRFINRLQEYAEFNPVCPELEIGLGVPRDPIRLILQRGKLSLIQPATGRDVTQEMIRFAESYLNSIHDIDGFILKSRSPSCGIKDVKVYPGIDKHNIIEKSIGYFGQAVITQFPYLPVEDEGRLTNFKIREHFLTRVYTLASFRNLAKSMKELVRFHTANKYLLMLYNQKSLRTLGKLVANQKKLPLDKIWTEYQQELYTALRRIPRYTSVINVLMHGLGYFSKQLTAREKSFFLDAIQKYRLEKVPLSVPLNILNSWIVRFDEPYLKGQTFLSPYPEELMQITDSGKGRDG